Proteins co-encoded in one Populus trichocarpa isolate Nisqually-1 chromosome 10, P.trichocarpa_v4.1, whole genome shotgun sequence genomic window:
- the LOC7468113 gene encoding pentatricopeptide repeat-containing protein At3g48810, with product MYLKEGCSLLLKKQKPLVPFVLNTINPLQNEQKDLNLLKESEVLNKLKNEPNILLALHFFKSIANSNSFKHTPLTYTTMIKRLGYERDIDGIQYLLQLMKLEGISCNEDLFVIVINAYRRAGLAEQALKTFYRIGEFGCKPSVKIYNHVLDALLSENKFQMINGIYNNMKRDGIELNVYTYNMLLKALCKNNRVDAARKLLAEMSYKGCIPDAVSYTTVVSSMCRLGKVEEARELSMRIKSFVPVYNALINGFCREHKMEEVFELFNEMAVEGIDPDVITYSTVINTLSEMGNVEMALAVLAKMFLRGCSPNVHTFTSLMKGYFMGGRLCEALDLWNRMIQEGSEPNTVAYNTLIHGLCSYGKMVEAVSVSQKMERNGVFPNETTYSTLIDGFAKAGYLVGASEIWNKMITNGCLPNVVVYTCMVDVLCRNSMFNHAHHLIENMANGNCPPNTITFNTFIKGLCCSGKTEWAMTVLHQMRQYGCAPNVTTYNEVLDGLFNAKRTREALQIVGEIEEMEIKSNLVTYNTILSGFCHAGMFKGALQIAGKLLVGGTKPDSITYNTVIYAYCKQGEVKTAIQLVDRLSNKGEGYPDVFTYTSLLWGVCNWIGVDDAVVYLDKMINEGICPNRATWNALVRGLFSKLGHLGPIHTVDNILANGEVT from the coding sequence ATGTATTTGAAAGAAGGATGTTCTTTATtgttaaaaaagcaaaaaccttTAGTCCCTTTTGTACTAAACACAATAAACCCACTtcaaaatgaacaaaaagatCTAAACCTTCTCAAAGAATCTGAAGTTTTAAACAAGTTAAAGAACGAACCCAATATTCTATTAGCTTTACATTTCTTCAAGTCAATAGCCAATTCAAATTCCTTCAAACACACCCCATTAACATACACAACCATGATCAAAAGACTTGGTTACGAGCGCGATATAGATGGTATTCAATACCTTTTGCAGCTAATGAAGTTAGAGGGAATTAGTTGTAATGAAGATTTGTTTGTTATTGTCATTAATGCGTATCGTCGAGCTGGGTTAGCTGAACAAGCGCTGAAAACTTTTTATAGGATTGGTGAATTTGGTTGCAAACCGAGTGTGAAGATTTATAATCATGTTTTAGATGCGTTGCTTAGTGAAAATAAGTTTCAAATGATTAATGGGATATATAATAATATGAAGAGAGATGGGATTGAACTGAATGTTTATACTTATAATATGCTTTTGAAGGCATTGTGTAAGAATAATAGGGTGGATGCAGCCAGGAAATTACTTGCAGAAATGTCCTATAAAGGGTGTATTCCTGATGCGGTTAGCTATACGACTGTGGTATCTTCTATGTGTAGGCTTGGTAAAGTGGAGGAGGCTAGGGAGCTATCGATGAGAATTAAATCATTTGTGCCTGTTTATAATGCTTTGATTAATGGGTTTTGTAGAGAACATAAGATGGAAGAGGTGTTTGAGTTATTTAATGAAATGGCTGTTGAGGGAATTGATCCTGACGTCATTACTTACTCTACGGTTATTAATACACTTTCAGAGATGGGGAATGTTGAAATGGCTCTTGCTGTTCTGGCAAAGATGTTTTTGAGAGGTTGTAGTCCTAATGTTCACACTTTTACTTCCTTGATGAAAGGATATTTCATGGGGGGGAGATTGTGTGAAGCACTGGATTTATGGAATCGAATGATCCAAGAAGGATCAGAACCCAACACCGTTGCATATAACACTCTGATACATGGTCTCTGCAGCTATGGAAAAATGGTAGAAGCTGTATCTGTTTCTCAAAAAATGGAGAGAAACGGGGTCTTCCCAAATGAGACCACATATAGTACTCTCATTGATGGCTTTGCAAAAGCTGGTTACTTGGTTGGTGCATCTGAGATATGGAACAAGATGATAACTAATGGTTGCCTTCCTAATGTTGTGGTGTATACTTGTATGGTGGATGTGCTCTGCAGGAATTCTATGTTCAACCACGCTCATCATCTTATAGAGAATATGGCGAATGGAAATTGTCCCCCAAatacaattacattcaatactTTTATCAAAGGTTTATGTTGCAGTGGAAAAACAGAGTGGGCAATGACAGTGCTCCATCAAATGCGTCAATATGGGTGTGCACCTAATGTAACAACATATAACGAAGTTTTGGATGGTCTTTTCAATGCAAAAAGAACAAGAGAAGCTCTTCAGATAGTTGGAGAGATAGAAGAAATGGAGATCAAGTCAAATTTAGTGACTTACAATACCATTTTGTCTGGATTTTGTCATGCTGGAATGTTTAAGGGTGCCTTGCAGATTGCTGGGAAACTGCTTGTGGGGGGTACCAAGCCTGATTCCATCACATATAACACAGTAATTTATGCATACTGTAAGCAAGGCGAGGTAAAGACTGCCATCCAGCTTGTAGATAGATTAAGTAACAAGGGAGAAGGGTATCCAGATGTATTTACATACACTAGTCTTTTGTGGGGGGTCTGTAATTGGATTGGGGTAGATGACGCCGTCGTCTATCTTGATAAGATGATAAATGAAGGCATATGCCCCAATCGTGCCACATGGAATGCTTTAGTCCGTGGCTTGTTCAGCAAACTGGGTCATTTGGGACCGATTCACACTGTGGATAATATTCTGGCTAATGGGGAAGTTACATGA